One window of the Clostridium sp. MB40-C1 genome contains the following:
- a CDS encoding M15 family metallopeptidase: MKKILKKVLLFGVLIICGLWYVLGGENLNLGNINNKNNLVQEAEVNDKDKSEQEIQVEDKDKFKQGVEVKDKKKDEYQQETKVKYEEKSEQAVNLNVKEELLLVNRKHGLSKNYIPKGLSIPNIPFLDKSEHEEKHVAGIVKKPLEELINTAKAEGIILLGNSGYRSYKSQENVYRSRVKSQGKKRADAYVAKPGFSEHQSGLCIDVTNKDRYFVRGTKEADWLAKNCYRFGFIIRYPSEKKSVTGIEHEPWHIRYVGKKAAKYIYDNGIALEEYLGK; this comes from the coding sequence ATGAAAAAAATATTAAAAAAAGTTTTACTATTTGGCGTACTAATAATTTGTGGATTGTGGTATGTGTTAGGAGGTGAAAATTTAAATTTAGGAAATATAAATAATAAAAATAATTTAGTACAAGAAGCTGAAGTTAATGATAAAGATAAGTCTGAACAAGAAATTCAGGTTGAAGATAAGGATAAGTTTAAACAAGGAGTTGAGGTTAAAGATAAGAAGAAGGACGAGTACCAACAAGAAACTAAGGTTAAATATGAAGAAAAATCAGAACAAGCAGTTAATCTTAATGTAAAGGAAGAACTACTGTTAGTAAATAGAAAGCATGGTTTGAGTAAAAACTATATACCAAAGGGATTAAGTATACCCAATATACCATTTTTAGATAAATCAGAACATGAAGAAAAACATGTAGCAGGAATCGTTAAAAAACCATTAGAAGAATTAATAAACACAGCTAAAGCTGAAGGAATAATATTACTTGGTAACTCAGGTTATAGATCTTATAAATCACAAGAAAATGTTTATAGAAGCAGGGTAAAATCCCAAGGAAAGAAGCGAGCAGATGCATATGTAGCTAAACCAGGATTTAGTGAACATCAATCAGGACTATGTATTGATGTTACTAATAAAGATAGGTATTTTGTAAGGGGAACAAAAGAGGCAGATTGGCTGGCAAAAAATTGCTATAGATTTGGTTTTATTATAAGATATCCAAGTGAAAAGAAAAGTGTAACAGGTATAGAACATGAACCATGGCATATTAGATATGTTGGTAAAAAAGCTGCTAAATATATCTATGATAACGGAATAGCATTGGAGGAATACTTAGGGAAATAG
- a CDS encoding PH domain-containing protein: protein MNNINTVTNYFIMFVLYIIGLFVYRMENKSIFFGVRLPSKHNKKDNFTKLKKQYRKNFSLSYLLLILIYILLKLKVSEVWSVVLGNLFILIGIIILSVNYYIMHKKVKLLKKSENWKVENQKEIMNDENYIMGNLYYNKNDPTLWVNKREDGRITLNYAKPVAKGFLVIIVIAFIFAFARTLSFPEIFQDREVEISENLITIEGKWGTSINKKEINKIALEKSLPMVSRRINGTTINKMKMGKFKVSNYKEVYFYIMDRTKPFVAIYTKDSKLIVINYEDISRTEELYKSLKQGEMIVK from the coding sequence ATGAATAATATAAATACAGTAACAAATTATTTTATAATGTTTGTCCTTTATATCATAGGATTATTTGTTTATAGGATGGAGAATAAATCAATTTTCTTTGGAGTTAGATTACCGAGTAAACATAATAAAAAAGATAATTTTACAAAGCTAAAAAAACAATATAGAAAGAATTTTAGTTTAAGTTATCTTTTATTAATTTTAATATATATTCTTTTAAAGCTAAAAGTTTCTGAAGTATGGTCTGTAGTGTTAGGTAATTTATTTATATTAATAGGAATAATAATTTTAAGTGTAAATTACTATATAATGCATAAAAAAGTTAAGTTATTAAAGAAAAGTGAGAACTGGAAGGTTGAAAATCAAAAAGAAATTATGAATGACGAAAACTACATTATGGGAAATCTATACTACAATAAAAATGATCCAACTCTTTGGGTGAATAAAAGAGAAGATGGAAGAATTACTCTTAACTATGCAAAGCCAGTAGCTAAAGGATTTTTAGTTATTATAGTAATAGCTTTTATTTTTGCTTTTGCAAGAACTTTAAGTTTCCCAGAAATTTTTCAGGATAGAGAAGTAGAGATAAGTGAGAACTTAATAACTATTGAAGGTAAATGGGGTACTTCTATTAATAAAAAAGAAATAAATAAGATAGCTTTAGAAAAAAGTCTTCCAATGGTTTCAAGAAGGATCAATGGAACTACTATTAACAAGATGAAAATGGGAAAATTTAAAGTTTCAAATTATAAGGAAGTATATTTTTACATAATGGATAGAACTAAGCCATTTGTTGCCATATACACGAAAGATAGTAAGCTTATAGTTATAAATTACGAAGATATAAGTAGAACGGAAGAGTTATATAAATCATTGAAACAAGGTGAAATGATAGTGAAATAA